CTCGAGCAGCACGGCGTCCAGGTGGTGGCCGATGTGCGCTCGCAACCGTACTCGGCCTACGCGCAGCACTTCAGCAAGGGCCACATCGAGGGGCTTCTGCGCGCGCACGGCATCAAATACCTGTTCCTCGGCGACGTGTTGGGCGGGCGGCCCGAGGGTGATGAGTTCTACGATGACGCGCAGCGCGTGCTGTACGACCGGGTCGCGGGGTCCGAGCCGTTCCGGCAGGGCATCGAGCGGCTGCTCGACGGGATCCGCGCCTACACGGTGGCGCTGCTTTGCGGCGAGGAGGACCCCGCCGAGTGCCACCGGCGCCTGCTCGTCGGGCGCGTGTTGCGTGAGCGCGGCGTCGAGGTGTTGCACATTCGCGGCGACGGCCGGGTCGAATCGGAGCACGACGTCTGCCGCGACGAGGAGTCCCGCAGGACGGGCGGCCAGATGCAGTTGTTCGACACGGGGGAGGCGGAGGCGTGGAGATCTACACGATCGGTTTCACCAAGAAAGGCGCCGCCGAGTTCTTCGACGCCCTGAAACGGGCCGGCGTGCGGCGCCTTGTTGATGTGCGGCTCCACAACACGTCGCACCTGGCGGGGTTTGCCAAGCGCGACGACCTCGAGTATTTCCTCGGAGCGATCTGCAGCGCCGAGTACGTGCACGTGCCGCTGCTGGCGCCGACGGACGAGCTCCTCGACGGGTACAAGAACAAGACCCTGTCGTGGGAGGAGTACGAGACGCGCTTTCGTGCCTTGTTGAGCGAGCGCCGGGTCGAGCAGGTCGTTGACCGGCGGCTGTTCGACGACGGCCCGGCCGTGCTGCTCTGCAGCGAGCCGGAGGCGAGCCACTGCCACCGCCGGCTCGCGGCCGAGTATCTGCAAGAGCAGTGGGGCGGTTTCGGGATCACCCATCTCTAAGTAGCGACATGAAGATTGTCATTACCCATCTGACGCGGATGCAGAGGGGATATTGCTGCGTCGCGGGCATGGACCTCAAGACGGGCGCGCATGTGCGTTGCGTGTGCGAGCAGGGGCGTCAGCCCGTGAGCGTGCTCGCCTCGCACGGCGGGGCGTTCGACATGGCGCGCGTCGTCGAGCTCGACGGCGCGAAGCACGCCCCTGAGCCGCCGCACACGGAGGACCACGTGATCGGCCTCGACGGCATCCGGACCATTCCGCGCGTGGCGCCGCGCTGGTTCTGGAGGTTCGTCCATGATTGGAGCGATCTGTCTCTGCAGGCGGTCTTCGGGCGCGAGCTGCAGCAGGTCGGGCCGCGTTCGTGCGCGATCATCGAGGGCTTCGGGCGCGTGTCGCTCGGGCTGTTCCGGCCCCGGCAGCGGCCGGAGCTGATGGTGAAGGAAGAGGAGGCCGGCGACCAGATCCGGATGAAGATCGGCGACGAGCGGTTCAATGTCAACGTGAGCGTCACCGACGTGCGCCTCTACGAGGTTGATCACGTGACGCCGAACCGGTGCATTGTCGAGGCGGTGGCGGGCGCCATCGAGCGCGGTGTGGGGCTCGTGCTCAGCGTCGGGCTGACGCGCGCGTTCGCCAACTACCATTGGCTGCAAGTGAACAACATCCATCTCGAGAGCGATCCGACGTGGCGGCTCGGCACATGTCCGGTGACATGATCGATCGCATTGGGGTGCCTTCATTCAGTGTATGGAGCAGCAGGCGTGTGTGATCTCATTGAGACACTTGACTTTGTTGTCGAGACGGCGCGGGAAGCGGGGCGACTCGTCAAGAGCACTATGGGCTGGTTCAGCGTGAGCCGTAAGACGAATAACGAGGACCGGCTCGATGTGGTGACGGATGCCGATTTCGCCTCGGAACGCCTCATCGTCGAGCGGCTGCGCGGGTGCTTCCCCGACTACGACGTGTTCACCGAGGAGACGGCGCACACGATCGCGTCCGAGTGGTTCTGGGCCGTGGATCCGATTGATGGGACGAAGAATTTCGTCTCGGGTCTGCCGTACGTGAGCATCTCGATCGGGCTGCTCCGCGGCGGCGTGCCGCAGCTCGGCGTGATTCACAGCGTATTCAGCGAAGAGACGTTTGCCGCCCGGCGCGGCGGCGGCGCGAAGTGCAACGGCACGCCGATTCGCGTGAGCGACACCGCGCGGCTCGAGGACTCGATGGTCGTACTCGAGGGCGTGCAGATCCACCTGCGCGAGCGGCGCTACGTGCGCAAGCTCCATCTCGGCACGCGGTCGGTGCGCAACCTCGGGTCGGCGGCGCTCAACATCGCGTACATGGCGCGCGGCTCCCTCGACGGCTACATTGACGAGGACCT
This window of the Verrucomicrobiota bacterium genome carries:
- a CDS encoding DUF488 domain-containing protein translates to MRDKSAGTTLRIFTIGHSNHEPEAFAALLEQHGVQVVADVRSQPYSAYAQHFSKGHIEGLLRAHGIKYLFLGDVLGGRPEGDEFYDDAQRVLYDRVAGSEPFRQGIERLLDGIRAYTVALLCGEEDPAECHRRLLVGRVLRERGVEVLHIRGDGRVESEHDVCRDEESRRTGGQMQLFDTGEAEAWRSTRSVSPRKAPPSSSTP
- a CDS encoding DUF488 domain-containing protein — its product is MEIYTIGFTKKGAAEFFDALKRAGVRRLVDVRLHNTSHLAGFAKRDDLEYFLGAICSAEYVHVPLLAPTDELLDGYKNKTLSWEEYETRFRALLSERRVEQVVDRRLFDDGPAVLLCSEPEASHCHRRLAAEYLQEQWGGFGITHL
- a CDS encoding inositol monophosphatase; translation: MCDLIETLDFVVETAREAGRLVKSTMGWFSVSRKTNNEDRLDVVTDADFASERLIVERLRGCFPDYDVFTEETAHTIASEWFWAVDPIDGTKNFVSGLPYVSISIGLLRGGVPQLGVIHSVFSEETFAARRGGGAKCNGTPIRVSDTARLEDSMVVLEGVQIHLRERRYVRKLHLGTRSVRNLGSAALNIAYMARGSLDGYIDEDLKYHDFAAGAVILEEAGGRLTHCDGSAMWPRMPDYGDIDVLASNGHIHDALVEVVSEG